In Desulfotignum phosphitoxidans DSM 13687, one DNA window encodes the following:
- a CDS encoding FmdB family zinc ribbon protein, producing the protein MPLFDFLCNDCGKTCELLMIGTGDEPKCTACGSSNLSKQMSAHSAMSGPAKFRTPGPGDTACCGAAPGQASGCAGPGTCCGKAF; encoded by the coding sequence ATGCCTTTGTTTGATTTTCTATGCAATGACTGCGGCAAGACCTGTGAACTGCTCATGATCGGCACGGGGGACGAACCGAAATGCACGGCCTGCGGAAGCTCCAACCTGAGCAAACAGATGTCAGCCCATTCCGCCATGTCCGGCCCGGCAAAATTTCGAACACCCGGACCCGGGGATACGGCCTGCTGCGGTGCAGCACCCGGACAGGCATCGGGTTGTGCAGGTCCCGGAACCTGCTGTGGAAAGGCGTTCTGA
- a CDS encoding penicillin-binding protein 1A codes for MLNRFFIPWFIGASLFIAAGKLCFAAPPDVGAALDKFTDYRPPLTTTVYDKDGRVLAYFFRQNRFPIVMDQLPSYLKQAFIATEDSAFYIHDGVDPKAVFRSFSNNVRTGTRQQGGSTITQQLVKTMVLSSDKTYFRKIEEAVLACQLEKRLSKEQILSIYLNEIYMGAGAYGVEAAARTYFNKPAHALSLAEAALLAGLPKAPSRLNPHQAPDKAKERQRYVLDRMLADHFITTQQHRQAWEEHLIYMRMPDPTWKTGSYYLAEVQRWLETHLSREHLNPQGIFLSQYGKDALYEGGLHIYTAFDPVFHQAARDALAQGLTQLAPDRDRNRPRLQGALFSMDLHSGEVKALIGGDDYHYTQFNRATQARRQSGSLFKPIVFSTALAYGYTAASPVMDAPFSIYLSATDEIWAPQNVSGEFTGPTLLCTALARSINVVAARVALQVGIPKVIAQARQMGITSYLPQVPSISLGAGETTLMEMVRAYSAFPRGGAIIQPRMVLSIYDRDGQRILHNRVQTKQAMSPQTAYIMTDMLKQCVERGTGRRARIKGLPVAGKTGTSNGIRDAWFVGFTPDLLTGVFMGFDDGSPMGEQGFGGRAAAPVWAAYHGAVADRYKSKEFEIPENIVFGTVFHDGTFMGPGWRENGITLAFEKGTEPKYVPPSHAWPPGLYPDLSD; via the coding sequence ATGCTTAACCGTTTTTTCATTCCCTGGTTTATCGGCGCAAGCCTGTTTATCGCAGCCGGAAAACTTTGTTTTGCCGCGCCGCCGGACGTGGGCGCAGCTCTGGACAAATTCACGGATTACCGGCCGCCGCTTACCACAACGGTCTATGACAAAGACGGCCGGGTCCTGGCCTACTTTTTCAGACAGAACCGGTTTCCAATAGTCATGGACCAGTTGCCCTCCTATTTGAAACAGGCATTTATCGCTACAGAAGACAGTGCGTTTTACATCCATGACGGGGTGGATCCCAAGGCAGTTTTCCGGTCTTTTTCAAACAATGTCAGAACAGGAACGCGGCAACAGGGCGGCTCCACCATCACCCAGCAGCTGGTAAAAACGATGGTTCTTTCCAGTGACAAAACCTATTTCCGCAAAATCGAGGAAGCGGTCCTGGCCTGTCAACTGGAAAAACGGCTTTCCAAGGAACAGATTCTTTCCATCTATCTCAATGAAATTTACATGGGTGCGGGTGCCTACGGGGTGGAAGCCGCAGCCCGGACCTATTTTAACAAGCCGGCCCATGCCCTTTCCCTGGCAGAAGCCGCCCTGCTGGCCGGTCTGCCCAAAGCCCCGTCCCGGCTCAACCCGCATCAGGCCCCGGACAAGGCCAAAGAGCGGCAGCGCTATGTTTTGGACCGCATGCTGGCCGATCATTTCATCACGACCCAACAGCACCGGCAGGCCTGGGAAGAACACCTGATTTACATGCGCATGCCCGATCCCACCTGGAAGACAGGATCCTATTACCTGGCAGAGGTGCAGCGGTGGCTGGAGACGCATCTCAGCAGAGAACACCTGAACCCGCAAGGCATTTTCCTGTCCCAATATGGAAAGGATGCCCTGTATGAAGGCGGGCTCCACATTTATACGGCCTTTGATCCTGTCTTCCACCAGGCGGCCAGAGACGCTCTGGCCCAGGGGTTGACACAACTTGCGCCGGACCGGGACCGCAACCGGCCCCGGCTTCAGGGTGCCCTGTTCTCCATGGACCTCCATTCCGGGGAGGTCAAAGCCCTGATAGGCGGGGATGACTACCATTACACCCAGTTCAACCGCGCCACCCAGGCACGGCGCCAGTCCGGCTCTCTTTTTAAACCCATCGTGTTTTCAACGGCCCTGGCCTATGGCTATACAGCCGCATCTCCGGTCATGGATGCCCCTTTTTCCATATATCTTTCAGCCACGGATGAAATATGGGCGCCGCAAAATGTTTCCGGAGAATTTACCGGCCCCACGCTCCTGTGCACGGCCCTGGCCCGGTCCATTAACGTGGTGGCGGCACGGGTGGCCCTCCAGGTGGGTATCCCAAAGGTCATTGCCCAGGCACGGCAGATGGGCATAACGTCGTATCTCCCCCAGGTGCCTTCCATCAGCCTGGGGGCCGGGGAAACCACCCTGATGGAAATGGTCCGGGCCTATTCCGCCTTTCCCAGGGGCGGCGCCATCATCCAACCCCGGATGGTGCTCTCCATTTATGACCGGGACGGGCAACGGATTCTCCACAATCGGGTTCAGACAAAACAGGCCATGTCCCCTCAGACCGCCTATATCATGACCGATATGCTCAAACAATGCGTGGAAAGGGGAACGGGCCGGCGCGCACGGATAAAGGGACTGCCTGTGGCCGGGAAAACCGGCACCAGCAACGGCATACGGGACGCATGGTTCGTGGGGTTTACCCCCGACCTGCTGACAGGGGTTTTCATGGGGTTTGACGATGGCAGCCCCATGGGGGAACAAGGCTTCGGCGGCAGGGCTGCCGCACCTGTCTGGGCAGCCTATCACGGGGCAGTGGCGGATCGTTACAAATCAAAAGAGTTTGAAATTCCAGAAAACATTGTGTTTGGAACCGTTTTCCATGACGGAACCTTTATGGGACCGGGCTGGCGGGAAAACGGGATCACGCTGGCGTTTGAAAAAGGGACGGAGCCGAAATACGTCCCACCCTCCCATGCATGGCCGCCGGGGTTATACCCGGATCTGTCGGATTAG
- a CDS encoding iron-sulfur cluster assembly scaffold protein NifU, with amino-acid sequence MNKLDAFLDNLQNEIFEEARQALGEKGFHRWRNPKFGGRMENPDGHGRVTGECGDTMEIFLKFEDNRVSHASYVTNGCASSAISGSFAAELTLGKDPDELTDITDEKVLETIGRLPEKDQHCAGLAARTVQEALNDYMIRQRDCK; translated from the coding sequence ATGAATAAACTGGATGCATTTCTGGACAATCTCCAGAACGAAATTTTTGAAGAAGCCAGGCAGGCCTTAGGTGAAAAAGGATTCCACCGGTGGCGCAATCCCAAGTTCGGCGGCCGGATGGAAAATCCGGACGGCCATGGCCGTGTGACCGGGGAATGCGGCGATACCATGGAAATCTTTTTAAAGTTTGAAGACAACCGGGTATCTCACGCCTCCTATGTCACAAACGGATGCGCCTCCAGTGCCATTAGCGGTTCCTTTGCTGCTGAACTGACGCTGGGAAAAGATCCGGATGAACTCACCGACATTACAGATGAAAAGGTTCTGGAAACGATCGGCCGATTACCGGAAAAAGACCAGCATTGTGCCGGCCTTGCCGCAAGGACTGTCCAGGAAGCACTCAATGATTACATGATCCGCCAGCGGGACTGCAAATAA
- a CDS encoding CGGC domain-containing protein, protein MEKILIVGCKKAMDDVCIGCSRCLVGFNRKEGEFSVYKDTDAEITGLLNCGDCPGATIVTRLAQVNLWNAPMGEKVTKIHIGPCIMDHCPHKEVIVKKIKAKAGVEVIEGAHPYKPDNIFA, encoded by the coding sequence ATGGAAAAGATACTGATCGTCGGGTGTAAAAAAGCCATGGATGATGTCTGCATCGGATGCAGCAGATGTCTGGTGGGATTCAACAGAAAAGAGGGTGAATTCAGTGTATACAAAGACACGGATGCTGAAATCACCGGGTTGCTGAACTGCGGGGACTGTCCGGGCGCGACCATTGTCACGCGCCTGGCCCAGGTGAACCTCTGGAATGCCCCCATGGGAGAAAAAGTCACCAAAATCCATATCGGCCCGTGCATCATGGATCATTGTCCCCACAAAGAGGTGATTGTCAAAAAAATAAAAGCCAAAGCCGGTGTGGAGGTGATTGAAGGGGCCCACCCCTATAAACCGGATAATATTTTTGCCTGA
- a CDS encoding carbon-nitrogen hydrolase family protein: MKVTVCELPDNWTQDDTFWNALIHHLASAKSDLLVLPEMPFYSWITRSENVDFAVWDKSVSAHDVWIERLEELPVPMVALSRPVKLDECRLNQGIIWTRKDGVLPCHEKYYLPDEPGYFEAAWYHRGNGRFQAARVDGMTIGFMICTDLWFTDRAREYKTQQVDILICPRATPASTHDIWVPGGRAAAIVAGAFCLSSNFNGPNVPGEDFGGTGWIIEPERGAVQGLTDPQQWILTLDIDLSQARAAKQTYPRYVKE; this comes from the coding sequence ATGAAAGTAACCGTATGTGAACTGCCGGACAACTGGACACAGGATGACACCTTCTGGAATGCGTTGATCCATCATCTGGCATCGGCAAAATCCGACTTGCTGGTGCTGCCGGAAATGCCGTTTTATTCCTGGATCACCCGGTCCGAAAACGTCGACTTTGCGGTGTGGGATAAATCAGTGTCTGCCCACGACGTCTGGATCGAACGTCTGGAAGAACTGCCGGTCCCCATGGTGGCCCTGTCCCGGCCGGTGAAACTGGATGAGTGCCGGTTGAACCAGGGCATTATCTGGACCCGGAAAGACGGGGTGCTGCCCTGCCATGAGAAATATTATCTGCCTGACGAGCCCGGTTATTTTGAAGCCGCCTGGTACCATCGGGGAAACGGCCGATTCCAGGCGGCCCGGGTGGACGGGATGACCATCGGGTTCATGATCTGTACGGACCTGTGGTTCACGGACCGGGCCAGAGAATACAAAACCCAGCAGGTGGATATCCTGATCTGTCCCCGGGCCACACCGGCGTCCACACACGATATCTGGGTGCCGGGAGGCCGGGCCGCCGCCATCGTGGCCGGGGCGTTCTGCCTGTCCTCCAACTTCAACGGCCCCAATGTGCCGGGAGAGGATTTCGGCGGGACCGGCTGGATCATCGAACCGGAAAGAGGAGCCGTGCAGGGCCTGACCGACCCGCAGCAGTGGATACTCACCCTGGATATCGATCTATCCCAAGCCAGGGCCGCCAAACAGACCTATCCCCGGTATGTCAAAGAATAA